One part of the Aspergillus luchuensis IFO 4308 DNA, chromosome 5, nearly complete sequence genome encodes these proteins:
- a CDS encoding uncharacterized protein (COG:S;~EggNog:ENOG410QDN7;~InterPro:IPR000477,IPR036397,IPR012337,IPR005135, IPR002156,IPR036691,IPR043502;~PFAM:PF00078,PF14529,PF00075;~TransMembrane:1 (o1011-1030i);~go_function: GO:0003676 - nucleic acid binding [Evidence IEA];~go_function: GO:0004523 - RNA-DNA hybrid ribonuclease activity [Evidence IEA]): MTATLRILQLNIMKSRAGMEALINDHQSQNLDLLLIQEPPKTAYHTHVNHSAWRLYRPTHPEIPRFRSLLYVNRRISTSSHRQIHCNHPDVVGIKIWTSELQYLVFSIYIPPIAMHEPFEASSAQEILEEIQKIIQEHTEQNSRTTKLILAGDFNRHHPAWSHRAVHHRFAQHAEELINFFQAHELQWCLAKGDITYWSLNQPGKTSVLDLTLTNDVTRLIKCQLYHDHYGSDHRGTYSEWNLQAEQTRKPKPKRAYDRADWARVAQDILRQIDPPVNIQSAQDLDYAVNNLIQTTVAALDRHVPVQAPCPYSKRWFTTDLKAQQIEVNQIRRRWQNRCALLGPNHPMTKILFEEMRQKRREWTRAIEKAKGRHWKEFLDKAGEGHLWKAATYTRPRDTYMSIPTLRVGTEEVTDNQGKAEAFLQAFFPMMAEPEPEELVNPAEELPWEPITEQEIYRSLRVAKGTTAPGRDGIPTLVWKHLWTYLKDIITMIFTKSVDLGHHPRQWRQARIVVLRKPGKPDYSAPGAYRPISLLNTLGKVLEAVMARRLSYWAEKHGLLPDTQYGGRPGRSTEQALLVLANAIDRAWAQSRIVTLIAFDLKGAFNGVYQSSLDVQLRAKGIPSKARQWISSFMEDRQASITFDDFETDDLPLGNAGLAQGSPLSPILFGFYNSDLVNQPVNSNGGASAFIDDYFRWRISSSAEENIKKIQEEDIPRIEQWARQTGASFAAEKTELIHLTRRKTAHRIGQIRMNGQVIQPADTAKLLGVIFDKELRWKEHVQRAVQRASKVNIALSGLRHLRPEQMRQLYQACVLPVLDYASTVWHKPLRDKIHLRLLETVQRTALIRILSAFRTVSTAALEVEAHMLPTHLRLKQRAQIVIARFSTLPEDHPVHDVISRARVRSTQVGNRARFPLAETLRTMNLTRLQALERIDPRPLAPWRAQSFTDIEIEPDREKAQTNALARAATPNITVFSDASGKENQLGAAAVALDHNQRIVGSRQVSIGSMEFWSVYAAELMAIYYAIGLVFQLAQKNQRSRATDAEPATILSDSMSALQVIKNSWNKSGQRIIQAIHQSAGELRARGIPLRLQWVPGHCGNPGNEAADRLAKATVGGEKRHPFRHLLSREKRYIRRNISDEWHQEWRASRNGGHLRRIDRALPANRTRRLYGSLPRNRAYLLTQLRTGHSWLATHGKQRGLRDDEKCECGATETVVHVLIDCPRLSGLRQALRRKIGGAFNNISDMLGGAGQGREGRFQDGPQDSSVLGAVLDFAEASQRFRSRAPRGRQNTTPGTGHHRP, translated from the coding sequence ATGACGGCAACCCTTCGCATCTTACagttgaacatcatgaaatcgagggcagggatggaagccctcatcaacgaccatcaaagccaaaacCTGGACCTACTTCTGATTCAGGAACCGCCAAAGACAGCATACCACACCCATGTTAACCACAGTGCTTGGCGACTCTACCGACCGACACACCCGGAAATACCGCGgttccgcagcctcctctatGTCAACCGGAGgatctccacatcatcacaccGCCAGATCCACTGCAATCACCCAGACGTGGTAGGCATCAAAATCTGGACTTCAGAACTACAGTACCTGGTATTCTCAATCTACATCCCGCCAATAGCGATGCATGAGCCGTtcgaagccagcagcgcccaggagatactggaggaaatccagaaaattaTCCAAGAACATACAGAGCAGAATAGCCGTACGACAAAACTTATCTTAGCAGGCGACTTTAACCGTCACCACCCTGCATGGAGCCATCGCGCGGTCCATCACCGCTTCGCACAACATGCGGAGGaactgatcaacttctttcaagccCACGAGCTACAGTGGTGCCTGGCTAAAGGCGACATAACATACTGGTCCCTTAATCAACCGGGAAAGACATCAGTTCTCGACCTCACGCTTACCAACGATGTAACACGCTTGATCAAATGCCAACTCTACCACGACCACTATGGGTCAGACCACCGAGGAACATATTCGGAATGGAATCTCCAGGCAGAGCAAACTAGAAAGCCCAAACCGAAAAGGGCGTATGACCGAGCTGACTGGGCCCGAGTAGCTCAAGATATACTAAGACAGATCGACCCACCTGTGAATATTCAGTCGGCCCAGGATCTAGACTACGCGGTCAACAACCTAATCCAGACCACAGTAGCTGCCCTAGACCGACATGTGCCGGTGCAGGCCCCGTGCCCATACTCGAAGCGCTGGTTCACTACGGATCTCAAGGCCCAGCAGATTGAGGTTAACCAGATCCGGCGACGGTGGCAAAACAGATGCGCCCTGCTAGGGCCTAACCACCCAATGACGAAGATACTTTTCGAAGAAATGCGGCAGAAAAGACGAGAGTGGACCAGAGCaattgagaaagcaaaaggtAGACACTGGAAGGAATTTCTTGACAAAGCCGGCGAAGGCCATCTGTGGAAAGCAGCTACTTACACGCGGCCCCGGGATACCTACATGagcatccccaccctcaGAGTAGGCACTGAAGAGGTGACAGATAAccaagggaaagcagaggcattcctgcaagccttcttccccatgatGGCTGAACCCGAGCCAGAGGAACTGGTGAACCCCGCGGAGGAGCTACCATGGGAACCGATTACTGAACAAGAGATCTACCGGTCGCTCAGAGTGGCCAAGGGGACTACAGCCCCTGGTAGAGATGGGATCCCCACGCTTGTCTGGAAACACTTGTGGACCTAccttaaagatattatcacCATGATCTTCACGAAATCAGTGGACCTGGGCCATCACCCCAGACAATGGAGGCAGGCGCGGATTGTCGTGCTGCGGAAACCAGGCAAACCCGATTATTCAGCCCCGGGGGCATACCGACCGATCTCACTGCTCAATACCCTAGGGAAGGTCCTGGAGGCAGTCATGGCGCGCAGGCTGTCGTACTGGGCAGAGAaacatggacttcttccagatacacAGTATGGAGGCAGGCCAGGACGGAGTACAGAGCAAGCCCTGCTTGTCCTTGCCAATGCGATAGACCGAGCATGGGCACAGTCCAGAATAGTCACACTTATTGCGTTTGACCTGAAAGGCGCGTTCAACGGAGTGTACCAGTCTAGCCTGGACGTTCAACTACGGGCCAAAGGCATTCCGTCAAAGGCCCGACAATggatcagcagcttcatggaggaCCGACAAGCTAGTATCACattcgatgactttgaaacAGACGACCTTCCCCTAGGAAATGCAGGCCTGGCCCAAGGATCCCCACTCTCGCCAATCCTCTTTGGATTCTATAATTCAGATCTAGTTAATCAACCGGTCAACAGTAATGGTGGAGCATCAGCCTTCATCGATGACTACTTCCGCTGGCGGATCAGCTCGTCAGCGgaagagaatatcaagaaaatccaagaagaggaCATTCCGCGGATTGAACAATGGGCGCGTCAAACAGGCGCGTCATTTGCCGCTGAAAAAACCGAGCTGATTCACTTGACCCGACGCAAAACGGCACACAGAATCGGACAGATCCGGATGAACGGCCAGGTTATTCAACCAGCCGACACTGCCAAGCTTCTAGGAGTCATCTTTGACAAGGAGCTGCGGTGGAAAGAGCACGTACAGAGAGCAGTTcaacgagcaagcaaggtaaACATAGCCCTGAGTGGGCTACGGCACCTTCGGCCGGAACAGATGCGCCAGCTCTACCAGGCCTGCGTGCTACCAGTGCTGGATTACGCATCCACAGTCTGGCATAAACCACTCCGAGACAAGATCCATCTGAGGCTTCTTGAGACAGTTCAACGGACCGCCCTCATCCGGATCCTGTCGGCCTTCCGGACAGTATCCACGGCAGCTCTCGAAGTCGAAGCCCACATGCTGCCTACCCACCTGCGACTCAAGCAACGGGCACAGATAGTGATAGCCCGCTTCAGCACCTTACCGGAAGACCACCCAGTCCATGATGTCATCAGCCGGGCAAGAGTACGCAGCACCCAGGTCGGCAATAGGGCGCGCTTTCCCCTGGCAGAAACCCTACGAACAATGAACCTCACGCGGctgcaagccctggaaagaattgacCCCAGACCACTAGCACCTTGGCGAGCCCAATCTTTCACCGATATTGAAATTGAGCCGGATCGGGAGAAAGCACAGACCAATGCTCTAGCAAGAGCGGCCACACCCAACATTACAGTCTTTTCGGATGCCTCGGGCAAAGAGAATCAGCTAGGAGCCGCGGCGGTGGCTctcgaccacaaccagcgGATCGTAGGGTCTCgacaagtcagcattggttCGATGGAGTTCTGGTCCGTCTACGCAGCTGAGCTAATGGCGATCTACTACGCGATCGGGCTGGTTTTTCAGCTCgcgcagaagaaccagagatccagagcaacaGACGCAGAACCAGCGACAATCCTTAGTGACAGCATGTCGGCCCTGCAGGTTATCAAAAACTCCTGGAACAAATCAGGCCAGCGTATCATTCAGGCGATTCACCAGTCGGCCGGGGAGCTCAGGGCGCGAGGGATCCCACTGCGACTACAATGGGTTCCGGGTCACTGCGGCAACCCTGGAAACGAAGCAGCAGACCGCctagccaaagccacggtAGGGGGTGAAAAGAGACACCCCTTTAGACATCTTCTGTCACGAGAGAAAAGGTACATCCGCAGGAATATTAGCGACGAATGGCACCAAGAATGGAGGGCCTCTCGAAACGGAGGACATCTCCGCCGCATTGATCGGGCCCTACCGGCCAACCGGACCCGCCGGCTCTACGGCTCGCTCCCCCGAAACCGagcctacttactcacccAACTCCGGACCGGCCACTCATGGCTGGCGACACACGGAAAACAGCGCGGGCTCCGAGACGATGAgaaatgtgaatgtggggCAACGGAAACCGTGGTCCACGTGTTAATCGATTGCCCGCGGCTTAGTGGGCTACGCCAAGCCCTCCGACGGAAGATTGGAGGGGCATTCaacaatatttcagatatgctgggaggagcaggacaaggtagGGAGGGTAGGTTCCAAGATGGTCCGCAAGACAGTAGCGTCCTCGGGGCGGTcctggactttgcggaggcatcgcagagattccgaagtcgcgcgccacgagggcggcaaaacacaaccccaggcactggccaccacaggccttga